From a single Anoplolepis gracilipes chromosome 3, ASM4749672v1, whole genome shotgun sequence genomic region:
- the LOC140663362 gene encoding patched domain-containing protein 3 isoform X2, protein MELQENRVKKRLNHRFWHNIPERLSKGIEHFFYRLGIHITHHPFNWLLGCFMIILLCLSGLFRFRQEKNPLKLWAAPDSGFALDSDWLMSHVKEGLRIQTFILTGNNVLEQQALIKLNEITKEMISIQAPIEKISWTDVCMKIPSIVDYTHRTKRQTSLSEDDFFDDDLISRINQTTFEPAIHTDTKLYCDIVNNLPLACLMFNILDIWNYDSAKIEKDSTEEIIAKINTVKISPTIGHSMNFSELLGGITLDEKGRIIAATAIRTQLMVHNNYIDVDMDKSGNTAGTADWATYEVLTWESAFLELAKKFSNELQSEKNNNSLALYYEAGRSYGDLSGTAIFQDIDKLIVGVALMFLYVLTILSNYNWVELRFGVTSVGLFCVGIAFILAVGICSLIGIPYGPIHTSLPFLLLGLGVDDIFVFNAFWKQIHTDELILSKPLTEKIGLTLGRAGSAITVTSFTDIVAFIIGATTVLPSLRSFCIYAAVGIFMTYLLQITFFIACFTLDAKRIEQKRNGILPCIVHENFTPKLSDPSNTFSWKFIHALYSRVILTMPGKIIVLIIAFTTMSISIVGVLRLKQGFDPSLLVPKGSYLDQYIIINNKKFSDQGFDAFVLTGDDIDYSSEFSKIISLTERLKNASFIQNVDPWPINFAKFVSTYYNTDLKTTNITDDNFYHYLSKFLVSRAGGKNQRNFVFNETFTCGKNAPRIIATTIEFKFIRFESPSQWIPAMDDSKNLVDAAQIEGYTTVWSMIFGPWTSDKMIIQEVSRNLMLALICVMSTTIILIAEIRTCFWILLCILLTLLNVCGFMYFWGQSIDMISCIGLQLAIGLSMDYAAHVAHAFLHTESRVDDDASRTTRALIAVRHIGAAVAHGAGSTFLAISMLALSKSYVFIAFFRIFFLVVLFGVWHGLIVLPVVLSIIGPPSLRVTQRPQPMSVTVIDDED, encoded by the exons ATGGAGCTGCAGGAGAATCGTGTTAAAAAACGATTGAACCATAGATTTTGGCATAACATACCAGAACGTCTATCCAAGGGAATAGAACATTTTTTCTATCG gcTGGGAATACATATTACTCATCATCCATTCAACTGGTTACTAGGatgttttatgataatattattatgtctcTCAGGATTGTTTCGCTTCCGACAGGAAAAAAATCCTTTGAAACTTTGGGCTGCGCCAGATTCTGGTTTTGCATTAGATTCTGACTGGCTAATGTCACATGTTAAGGAAGGTTTACGaattcaaacatttattttaactggTAACAATGTTTTAGAACAGCAAGCACTCATTaag ttaaatgaaataactAAAGAAATGATATCTATTCAAGCACCAATTGAAAAGATTTCTTGGACAGATGTTTGTATGAA gATTCCTTCCATTGTTGACTATACGCATAGAACAAAGAGACAAACTTCGCTGTCAGAAGATGATTTTTTTGACGATGATCTCATTTCGAGAATTAATCAAACTACGTTTGAACCTGCTATTCATACCGATACTAAATTATATTGCGATATAGTTAATAACTTGCCTCTGGCTTGCCTTATGttcaatattttagatatatggAATTATGATAGtgctaaaattgaaaaagattcCACAGAAGAAATTATCGCAAAGATAAATACAGTAAAAATCAGTCCCACAATTGGCCACTCCATGAATTTCAGTGAACTTCTGGGAGGCATAACTTTGGATGAAAAAGGTAGAATTATTGCTGCAACAGCTATAAGGACGCAGTTGATGGTTCACAACAACTATATCGATGTAGACATGGATAAAAGTGGAAACACTGCAGGAACTGCTGATTGG GCAACATATGAAGTATTGACTTGGGAATCAGCTTTTTTAGAACTTGCTAAAAAGTTTTCAAACGAATTGCaaagtgagaaaaataataactcgTTGGCACTTTATTATGAAGCAGGCAGAAGCTATGGAGATCTCAGTGGAACAGCTATATTTCAAGATATAGATAAATTGATTGTAGGAGTTGCATTGATGTTTTTGTATGTTTTAACGATACTGTCGAATTATAATTGGGTGGAATTACGG TTTGGTGTTACTAGTGTTGGGCTTTTTTGTGTGGGCATTGCTTTTATACTCGCAGTAGGAATATGCTCTTTAATTGGCATCCCGTACGGCCCAATACATACGTCTTTACCGTTTTTACTCTTGGGACTCGGAGTAGatgacatttttgtatttaatgcaTTTTGGAAACAGATACATActgatgaattaattttaagtaaaccACTGACGGAAAAAATCGGCCTTACATTAGGTCGTGCCGGCTCTGCTATTACTGTAACTTCGTTTACTGACATCGTAGCGTTCATCATTGGTGCTACCACA gtattACCATCGCTTCGATCATTTTGCATTTATGCTGCGGTGGGCATATTCATGacgtatttattacaaattacgtTTTTTATTGCCTGTTTTACCTTAGACGCCAAAAGAAtagaacaaaaaagaaatgggATATTACCATGTATCGTACATGAAAACTTTACGCCCAAATTATCGGATCCGAGCAATACATTCTCTTGGAAATTTATACATGCTTTGTATTCGCGTGTAATATTAACTATGCcaggaaaaattattgtactaATAATTGCGTTCACAACAATGTCAATAAGCATTGTGGGCGTGCTTCGATTGAAACAAGGGTTTGATCCATCATTGTTGGTGCCGAAAGGATCATATTTAGACCAGTACATAatcataaacaataaaaaattctccGATCAAGGATTTGATGCTTTTGTTCTTACGGGAGATGACATTGATTATTCTTCTGAATTTTCTAAGATAATATCCCTAACAGAACGCTTAAAGAATGCgtcttttattcaaaatgtagATCCTTGGCCCATTAACTTCGCAAAATTCGTGTCGACGTACTATAATACAG ATTTAAAAACCACGAACATTACAGATGATAATTTCTATCATTATCTGTCGAAATTTCTTGTTAGCCGAGCTGGTGGCAAAAATCagagaaattttgttttcaacgAAACTTTTACGTGTGGTAAAAACGCTCCACGAATTATAGCAACGACcattgaatttaaattcataCGGTTTGAGAGCCCCTCCCAGTGGATTCCAGCAATGGATGATAGTAAAAATTTAGTGGACGCAGCACAAATTGAGGGCTACACCACAGTTTGGAGTATGATATTTGGACCCTGGACCTCTGATAAAATGATCATTCAAGAAGTATCGCGAAATCTCATGTTGGCATTGATCTGCGTCATGAGCACTACAATAATACTTATTGCTGAAATACGGACATGTTTTTGGATTTTACTCTGTATACTTCTCACATTGTTAAACGTTTGTGGTTTCATGTATTTCTGGGGACAATCAATAGACATGATATCCTGTATTG GTCTCCAGTTGGCTATCGGTCTAAGCATGGATTATGCCGCGCACGTCGCGCATGCCTTCTTGCATACCGAGTCACGAGTAGATGACGATGCTTCTCGCACAACTCGAGCCTTGATCGCAGTCAGACATATTGGCGCGGCAGTTGCACACGGCGCGGGGTCAACGTTTCTTGCCATATCGATGTTAGCATTGTCTAAGTCCTACGTGTTCATAGCCTTCTTTAGAATATTCTTCTTGGTGGTTCTGTTTGGAGTCTGGCATGGATTGATCGTGCTACCAGTAGTGTTGAGCATTATTGGGCCACCAAGTCTACGTGTGACGCAGCGACCGCAACCAATGTCCGTCACTGTGATTGACGATGAAGATTAA
- the LOC140663362 gene encoding patched domain-containing protein 3 isoform X1: MLANATTKETENELWWSTYAWWSCVLILKMMLLTWFTGRTRVREQEGMELQENRVKKRLNHRFWHNIPERLSKGIEHFFYRLGIHITHHPFNWLLGCFMIILLCLSGLFRFRQEKNPLKLWAAPDSGFALDSDWLMSHVKEGLRIQTFILTGNNVLEQQALIKLNEITKEMISIQAPIEKISWTDVCMKIPSIVDYTHRTKRQTSLSEDDFFDDDLISRINQTTFEPAIHTDTKLYCDIVNNLPLACLMFNILDIWNYDSAKIEKDSTEEIIAKINTVKISPTIGHSMNFSELLGGITLDEKGRIIAATAIRTQLMVHNNYIDVDMDKSGNTAGTADWATYEVLTWESAFLELAKKFSNELQSEKNNNSLALYYEAGRSYGDLSGTAIFQDIDKLIVGVALMFLYVLTILSNYNWVELRFGVTSVGLFCVGIAFILAVGICSLIGIPYGPIHTSLPFLLLGLGVDDIFVFNAFWKQIHTDELILSKPLTEKIGLTLGRAGSAITVTSFTDIVAFIIGATTVLPSLRSFCIYAAVGIFMTYLLQITFFIACFTLDAKRIEQKRNGILPCIVHENFTPKLSDPSNTFSWKFIHALYSRVILTMPGKIIVLIIAFTTMSISIVGVLRLKQGFDPSLLVPKGSYLDQYIIINNKKFSDQGFDAFVLTGDDIDYSSEFSKIISLTERLKNASFIQNVDPWPINFAKFVSTYYNTDLKTTNITDDNFYHYLSKFLVSRAGGKNQRNFVFNETFTCGKNAPRIIATTIEFKFIRFESPSQWIPAMDDSKNLVDAAQIEGYTTVWSMIFGPWTSDKMIIQEVSRNLMLALICVMSTTIILIAEIRTCFWILLCILLTLLNVCGFMYFWGQSIDMISCIGLQLAIGLSMDYAAHVAHAFLHTESRVDDDASRTTRALIAVRHIGAAVAHGAGSTFLAISMLALSKSYVFIAFFRIFFLVVLFGVWHGLIVLPVVLSIIGPPSLRVTQRPQPMSVTVIDDED, translated from the exons ATGTTAGCGAATGCAACTACAAAGGAGACGGAAAACGAGTTATGGTGGTCCACATATGCTTGGTGGTCATGTGTGCTTATACTGAAGATGATGTTATTGACTTGGTTCACTGGACGAACACGAGTGAGGGAACag GAAGGGATGGAGCTGCAGGAGAATCGTGTTAAAAAACGATTGAACCATAGATTTTGGCATAACATACCAGAACGTCTATCCAAGGGAATAGAACATTTTTTCTATCG gcTGGGAATACATATTACTCATCATCCATTCAACTGGTTACTAGGatgttttatgataatattattatgtctcTCAGGATTGTTTCGCTTCCGACAGGAAAAAAATCCTTTGAAACTTTGGGCTGCGCCAGATTCTGGTTTTGCATTAGATTCTGACTGGCTAATGTCACATGTTAAGGAAGGTTTACGaattcaaacatttattttaactggTAACAATGTTTTAGAACAGCAAGCACTCATTaag ttaaatgaaataactAAAGAAATGATATCTATTCAAGCACCAATTGAAAAGATTTCTTGGACAGATGTTTGTATGAA gATTCCTTCCATTGTTGACTATACGCATAGAACAAAGAGACAAACTTCGCTGTCAGAAGATGATTTTTTTGACGATGATCTCATTTCGAGAATTAATCAAACTACGTTTGAACCTGCTATTCATACCGATACTAAATTATATTGCGATATAGTTAATAACTTGCCTCTGGCTTGCCTTATGttcaatattttagatatatggAATTATGATAGtgctaaaattgaaaaagattcCACAGAAGAAATTATCGCAAAGATAAATACAGTAAAAATCAGTCCCACAATTGGCCACTCCATGAATTTCAGTGAACTTCTGGGAGGCATAACTTTGGATGAAAAAGGTAGAATTATTGCTGCAACAGCTATAAGGACGCAGTTGATGGTTCACAACAACTATATCGATGTAGACATGGATAAAAGTGGAAACACTGCAGGAACTGCTGATTGG GCAACATATGAAGTATTGACTTGGGAATCAGCTTTTTTAGAACTTGCTAAAAAGTTTTCAAACGAATTGCaaagtgagaaaaataataactcgTTGGCACTTTATTATGAAGCAGGCAGAAGCTATGGAGATCTCAGTGGAACAGCTATATTTCAAGATATAGATAAATTGATTGTAGGAGTTGCATTGATGTTTTTGTATGTTTTAACGATACTGTCGAATTATAATTGGGTGGAATTACGG TTTGGTGTTACTAGTGTTGGGCTTTTTTGTGTGGGCATTGCTTTTATACTCGCAGTAGGAATATGCTCTTTAATTGGCATCCCGTACGGCCCAATACATACGTCTTTACCGTTTTTACTCTTGGGACTCGGAGTAGatgacatttttgtatttaatgcaTTTTGGAAACAGATACATActgatgaattaattttaagtaaaccACTGACGGAAAAAATCGGCCTTACATTAGGTCGTGCCGGCTCTGCTATTACTGTAACTTCGTTTACTGACATCGTAGCGTTCATCATTGGTGCTACCACA gtattACCATCGCTTCGATCATTTTGCATTTATGCTGCGGTGGGCATATTCATGacgtatttattacaaattacgtTTTTTATTGCCTGTTTTACCTTAGACGCCAAAAGAAtagaacaaaaaagaaatgggATATTACCATGTATCGTACATGAAAACTTTACGCCCAAATTATCGGATCCGAGCAATACATTCTCTTGGAAATTTATACATGCTTTGTATTCGCGTGTAATATTAACTATGCcaggaaaaattattgtactaATAATTGCGTTCACAACAATGTCAATAAGCATTGTGGGCGTGCTTCGATTGAAACAAGGGTTTGATCCATCATTGTTGGTGCCGAAAGGATCATATTTAGACCAGTACATAatcataaacaataaaaaattctccGATCAAGGATTTGATGCTTTTGTTCTTACGGGAGATGACATTGATTATTCTTCTGAATTTTCTAAGATAATATCCCTAACAGAACGCTTAAAGAATGCgtcttttattcaaaatgtagATCCTTGGCCCATTAACTTCGCAAAATTCGTGTCGACGTACTATAATACAG ATTTAAAAACCACGAACATTACAGATGATAATTTCTATCATTATCTGTCGAAATTTCTTGTTAGCCGAGCTGGTGGCAAAAATCagagaaattttgttttcaacgAAACTTTTACGTGTGGTAAAAACGCTCCACGAATTATAGCAACGACcattgaatttaaattcataCGGTTTGAGAGCCCCTCCCAGTGGATTCCAGCAATGGATGATAGTAAAAATTTAGTGGACGCAGCACAAATTGAGGGCTACACCACAGTTTGGAGTATGATATTTGGACCCTGGACCTCTGATAAAATGATCATTCAAGAAGTATCGCGAAATCTCATGTTGGCATTGATCTGCGTCATGAGCACTACAATAATACTTATTGCTGAAATACGGACATGTTTTTGGATTTTACTCTGTATACTTCTCACATTGTTAAACGTTTGTGGTTTCATGTATTTCTGGGGACAATCAATAGACATGATATCCTGTATTG GTCTCCAGTTGGCTATCGGTCTAAGCATGGATTATGCCGCGCACGTCGCGCATGCCTTCTTGCATACCGAGTCACGAGTAGATGACGATGCTTCTCGCACAACTCGAGCCTTGATCGCAGTCAGACATATTGGCGCGGCAGTTGCACACGGCGCGGGGTCAACGTTTCTTGCCATATCGATGTTAGCATTGTCTAAGTCCTACGTGTTCATAGCCTTCTTTAGAATATTCTTCTTGGTGGTTCTGTTTGGAGTCTGGCATGGATTGATCGTGCTACCAGTAGTGTTGAGCATTATTGGGCCACCAAGTCTACGTGTGACGCAGCGACCGCAACCAATGTCCGTCACTGTGATTGACGATGAAGATTAA